The Phalacrocorax carbo chromosome 28, bPhaCar2.1, whole genome shotgun sequence genome segment CTTTTCTGCTCGTGTAGCTGTTCCCCAGGAACCCGTGGTGTCTTGTAAATGTGCTGTGtcctggggggctgctgccccacACCAACAAAAAACTCCAACTTTATTTTGCACAGTTAACACCAGCTCTCCAGAGCCCCTCAGCCTCGTTCTTTGCTGTGTCAGGGCTTGAAAGAGAAGCGCTGGTTGCTTTGTGGGTTGCAAAAGCATTTCACGCACCCCAAGGATGCTGCACCCCCAGCTGCAGAGATGGGTCTTGGCAGCCACCTGGGGAAGCAGCCACCAGCTGTGCTTCAACCCTGGCATGTCTTGGAGCTGGTACAAAGAGGGGCCAGAAGAACAAGGGCAGAGGATGTTCTTGTGCAGCCACCGGCTGCCTCTACCCAGGAACCTCCCCAGTGCGATGGGGAGCTATGCAACCCACCGCCTCCTGAGGAGAGGCGTGCTGGGGCCAACCACCCTGTGCAGGGAACCCCTTGAGCCTCAGGAAGGCAGTGGGAGCGTGCCAGGGTCTGACATGCTTCAGGATGGGGAGTCcatgcagcctgtgctgctcagctgggacccagcagctctgctgccctggctccttcctccccacgCCACCTTCCCTTTCCCATTGCTTCTCCAGTTCAATGTGCATTTAATCCAGcccacagccatgggctggctgcaTATTGCATTCTCCCTGGAGACAGCAGGACACATAACACAGATGGTTTTGGTGCTTGAAGAAATTTTATTGCAATGCCAAAGGCAGAAGCAGATGACAAAGCTCTGGTTATGGGTTTGACTGTGCTTGTGGACAATCGGAAGGGATGATCCTGCTAGAAGAGCACAATCCCGTGGGCACAGTCACCCAGGAAAACACTTCACTAGCGGGGACCGTGGCCATGGTCATGGCCATGGCCATGACCAGCATCTGGATGCTTGTCGTGGCTCCCATGATGCTGGTGGGACCTATTGTGGGCATCAATGACTGCAAGATTCAGCGTGGTCAGGAACTCAGTGAACTTCAAGCGACCGTTGTGGTTGCGGTCTGCTGTGACGAAGAGTTTGCTTATGTAGTCGTCGATGGACATGTTAGGCTGCAGCAGGATAAGCGTGAAAAAGAGTCAGCCTGAAGCACAGTGGTGTTCAGGGTCACCCTCGTAGCCCACAGCTATGGAGTAAGGCTCGCCCAGCAAGGATTGCACAGTTTCAGGGAAACACCAGATaaaccctccctcccctttgG includes the following:
- the LOC104046891 gene encoding protein S100-A12-like, with protein sequence MKTNLERALEDVVNVYHQYAIKKPIDDYLSKNEFSELLKENAKSFLHNTLPPNMSIDDYISKLFVTADRNHNGRLKFTEFLTTLNLAVIDAHNRSHQHHGSHDKHPDAGHGHGHDHGHGPR